GTCTGCCATACGTGGTACGCCTATGCTGGTACAGCTGTTTATTATTTTTTATGGCCTGCCAAGTATCGGGGTCAAGCTTGATCCTTTCCCAGCTGCCATCATTGCTTTCTCATTAAATATCGGTGCTTATGCATCTGAGACAGTACGTGCTTCTATTTTGTCTATTCCTAAGGGTCAGTGGGAAGCAGGGTCGACCGTTGGTCTAAGCTACTTGCAGACGTTTCGCCATGTGATTTTGCCACAAGCACTGCGTGTATCGGTACCGCCGTTATCAAATACCTTTATCAGCTTAGTTAAAGACACCTCGTTAGCGTCTCTTATCTTGGTAACTGAGATGTTTAAGCAAGCACAGATAATTACTGCTCGTAACTACGAGTTTATGCTGGTTTATACTGAGGCAGCGCTTATCTATTGGGTCATTTGTTTGATATTAAGCACGTTGCAAGGCCGACTAGAAACCCGATTGGATCGTTATGTTGCTAAATAGAGAAGTATTAATCAATCGCTCTGTGATTAATTATAACTAACGATTGCAAGTACTCGCAGGACACAGGATATCTGAATGATAAAAATAACCAACATCCATAAAGCCTTTGGTGACAATGAGGTACTTAAGGGTATTGATCTTGAGATTGAAAAGGGCAGTGTGGTTGTCATACTTGGCCCATCAGGGTCGGGTAAAACGACCTTCTTACGTTGCTTGAATGCATTAGAAGTGCCTGAGCAAGGTGAGATTGAGTTTACTGACGGTAGCCTAAAAGTAAACTTCGGTGATAAGCCGTCTAAACAAAAAATGCGTGCCCTACAAAAGAAATCTGGCATGGTATTTCAGTCTTACAACTTGTTTCCGCATAAGACCGCAGTAGAGAACCTAATGTTGGGTCCTGTTATAGCGCAAGGCAAAAACAAAGCGGCTGCTCGTGAAAAGGCATTACAATTACTTGATAAAGTAGGTCTGTCTGATAAAGTCGATTTGTATCCATTTCAGTTATCAGGCGGTCAACAGCAGCGTGTTGGTATTGCCCGTGCGCTTACCATTGAGCCAGACTTATTGTTGTTTGATGAGCCGACATCAGCACTTGATCCAGAACTGGTTAATGAAGTTTTAAAAACTATGCAGCAACTCGCGTCTGAAGGTTGGACCATGGTTGTGGTTACTCACGAGATTAATTTTGCGAGAAACGTAGCAGATGTGGTGATGTTAATGGAGGAAGGTCATGTGGTCGAAGTAGGACCGCCAGAGCAGTTATTTGAGCACTCTGAGCATCCTCGTACGCAAGCATTTTTGCAACGCATTAAGAGCTGATTGCTTTTCTTAAGTTTGAAATGTGAAAGGGAGAGTAACGATATGTCGTTACTCTCCCTTTTATGCGTTTAACTAGTACAAGATTTACTAAACTTGCATCAAAAAATTTGCCAGTAAACGTTTAGAACCTTCAGTGGCAAATGACTCTGGGTGAAACTGTACACCTTGAATGGGATAATCTTTGTGGCGCACACCCATAATCTCATCTCCGGCTTTAGCACGGTCCTCTAGGCTTAGCTCAGCATGGTCTTCGTTCTCAACCACAGCAGTGACGGTTAAGCACTCAGGCAGAGTATCAGACTTCACCATGAGCGAGTGATAACGCATGATTTCGATATCTTGCGGTAACCCTTGATAGACGCCTTGCTCATCGTGACGAATGGGTGAGGTCTTGCCATGCATCGGCACGCCAGCGCGAACCACATCACCACCAAACACATGGGCGATACCTTGCATGCCCAAGCATACACCCAATAAAGGAGTAGTCGGACCAAGCTCACGAATCACATCACTACATACCCCAAAATAAGCAGGATCATCAGGTGAGCCCGGGCCCGGTGAAATGATAATACGGTCGTAATTGGCTTGCTTAATATCGTCTAGGGTAATTTCATTATTACGCTTTACGGTCACGCTATTATGCGTCTCACCGTCATTGAGTGTCGTTTGTAGTATTTCGCCCACGTATTGATATAAGTTAAAGGTGAATGAGTCGTAGTTGTCTATGATTAGTACGTTCATTTTCGTTTTCCACAAAATATTTTGATTAATTTTTAAAAGATTTTCTCAACTGTACTTCAGATTCTGTCATTTTATATCTCTTACCTTTTGAATGAACTTTAATTACACTCAAATCTAAGTTCAACTCACAATCCTTGTCATTGTGAAAAATGAAATTATCTCCACTCTCCATATAAGATTCGCTAAATATAGGTTGATTATCTATAACTTTACCTGATTTAAATAATACATTGTTCGCTCTCTCATAGCTTTTAGATTTATTAAAAAGTGATTTTATATATGCCTCATTTACTTCATGGTTAAAATAAACTGTACTAAAGCAATTAATAAACTGTAATATATTTAGTTGTTCGATATCTTTTAAGTTACTTATGGGAACTACTTTTTGCTGTCGATGTCCAATCTTGTATATACCCTCATCATATAAAATCAAAGTAATTCGACTGTTCAAAGGTATGAATATTTGTAATCCTACAAAGCCATAACCTGTATTTGATGGAAGATGATTACGCTCTTCTAAAAACTGATTATAGCGAACCACTGGATAATCAGACGTAATAAAGGGTTTAGGGGTTTCATTAATTAATAATTTATAGCTTAAGTCTTTTATATCACCTGCTATTCTAGAAACATTGTTTATATTCATCTTAAGTATATCTTCTGATGACATTAACGTTAACTGTTCTACCAAATCACCATTTTCAATTTCATCAGATGAAAACTTCATTAATTCATTATTAATCTGTTGAATTTGCTTTAATCTAGTAGGTGTACGCATATCCGTTAAAACCGCAAATTCTAACAAGTCAAAATGCTCCTGACTATTACATCTAGGTAGAGAGTTATTAACTAGTATCCCACTTATCAACCTTGATAATCTACCTTCGATACCAGCTAGGTTGTCTTCTATCACACCATCTCTTCCATAAAAGAAATTTTTAGAAGCTTGAGTTTTAAGTTTAGCTTTAGGTATAAAACATTCATTCTCTAAATTGAATAAACCAATCTGTTTTCTATTATTCTCAAAGGAGAAGTTTCTTAAATAAAATTTAGGTACGTAATGCTGATTTTTCTTATCTGTATTCATAATATCTGTCCAGTTTACAGTGGCTATCATACGTAGTCAGCAATACAAGTGATACTTACTTTTCCCGAGGGACGAGGGGCGACTGAGCTATTAAAGAGCGCCTACCTCTGACCCGCATATTTCTCCCTCTCTAACAATCCAGATGCTAAGGCTATTATTTTTGTATTGATTAACCCAAAGTTTATTCGTTGATAAAGCTGTCTAGTACTACCTTCATGGCGGATAGTTTGCGCTGAATCTCTAAATATTCATCTTCAGGGTTTGAGTCATAGACATTGCCGCCACAAGTCTGTGCGTAGGCGGATTCGCCATTGATAAATAGGCTGCGAATGGGAATGGCAAAAATGCAGTCGCCATTGAAGTTAAATGAGCCCAATGCACCGCCGTATGCACCGCGACCATCTGGCTCAAGCTCATTGATAATTTTAATCGCTTCAATCTTAGGCGCACCTGATAACGTGCCAGCAGGGAAGTTACTGGCCAAAGCACTGAACATATCTTCGTTTGGATGCAATATACCGACAATTTCAGAAGAAATATGCTGCACATGCGAATAGCGCTTGATATCCATTAAGCTACGCACTTTCACTGTACCAAAACGGGCGACACGGCCGATATCATTACGATGTAAATCAACCAACATATTGTGTTCTGCAATCTCTTTAGCATCGTTTAATAATGCGCGGGCTAACTGACGATCTTCGGTCTCATCTTTACCACGTTTTGCGGTACCTGCCAGCGGATATGTCTCCATCTCGCCTTGACGCAAGCGGAATAATAACTCAGGTGAGGCGCCAATAATGCGCTGTTCACCAAACTTCATATAGTACATGTGCGGTGATGGGTTCACTTGACGCAGTTTTTCATAAATAGGCATGTGGTCGCCGGTGATTTTGTAATTGGATTTAAAACCAACCTCACATTGGAAAATGCGCCCAGAGATAATATCGTCTTTCACACGCATGACAGTCTTGGCATGCTCCTCACGGCTCATACCATCGCCTAAAAACTCAACATTGGGCGCTTTATACTCAGGTGTCGCTGCTTGTAGCAAAGATTTGACCAGTTCAATGCGGTTTTGTTGTTGCTCAGTGGGGTAGTAGAAATAGAAGATTTCGCCAGTCATTTTATCTAAGGTCAGACCATCTAAATATACACCAAACTTGAAGGCCTCAAAATAATCGCTGGCTTTGGCATTTAAACTGGGTTCAAAAAAGTTGATACTGTCATAACCAAGGTAGCCGACCAATCCACCGGTTTGATCACGGGCAATCACATGTTGTGGTGTGATTTTTCTTAATAGTTGATAAGGGTTATCGGTATTATAGTCGTTAATTTCGCCACTCACGTTATTTGTAACACGAAGCGTGTAGCGATCGGGTGCGGATACAGTCATCGCTGGCGCAAAGCCGATAGCGTGATGGCGTGACATATGACCTTCAGCGCCAAGAGATTCTAATAAATAGCAGGTCTCAAACTCCGCTTCGATACGCTTAAACAATTCGAAAAAATCGATATCTTGAGTCAGTTTAATACGAATTGGTTTACTGGGGATATCAATCAAATCAGGCACTGCTGTCTGATTGTTGTTTAAGGTGTTATTGATTGACGTATTGTTTTGAGAATCATTATTTGATTGGTTGCTGTCTGTACTCATAAGCTTAGATCCGAGTCTGATAAGTTTAAATTTTGATAAATGTTTTATTGGTGTATTTTTAAATATATTGGCTGTGGCTTATTAAGACTCACGCTGAGTGGTCAGTAGAGCACTGATGGCAGTGATATTTTGTTGCTGCTGCATGGCTTTAGCGCCTCTCGACACCGTGGCAATACCAACTCCGAGCTCTTGTGATATCGCTCTTTGTGTGGTGCCTTGATCGAGTAAATCAAAAATGCGGATACGATTGGCGATATCTTGACGCTCTTTATCCGTCAGTAGGGCTCCCAGCACAGCATCAATTTGCTTCGGGTCGCTCAGCTGTGCCAAATGAGTCATTAAGTTATAATAGGTTTGATCGGTGTGATTCATATCTGGCTCATGCTATCAAAGTGTTAAGTGGTTCAAAGTTGAACAAGGTGTGTATAATTTCTTGTTTCAGTATTCTAGTACAATAGAACGAGTATGTAAACCTTTCAGCTGAGACTTTTTATAAACTGCGATTGTTGAACAAAATGTAATTTAGCACTAATGATTTAAGAGAGGTTAATTACAATCAAGCGAGGGAAGAAAAGTTAAATAATATAGAGAAGATAGTGAGCAAATAAAAAGGAGCTTAATCGATAAGCTCCTTTTTATTTGCTTTTAATGACGTGTATTTCAATACATTTTAGTGGTTGTGTCCACTGTCACTGTATTAAGGTTAGAAATGACCAAATGGCGTGAGTGCATCTTGTTTATTTAAAAAGACATCATGCTCAGGTTGAGGCTCCTCAGGGGCTGCGTCGTCGACAATCTCAGGCAGCTTAGTCTTTTTACTGTCATCTTTTAGCACATAAGCCCAAGCCTGTTTGCGACCAGACGCATCATACTCCCAATACACACCTTGAACTTCAGGCTCGAAACCAGGTAATGAATTCACGCCTTCTTCTAAGGCCAAGAAATAGTCAAGGACAGCGCCGCCCCAAATTTCGCCAGGTACGATACAAAACACCCCTGGCGGATAAGGTAGGGCGCCTTCCATAGCGATACGACCTTCAATATGAGATAAAGGTACCAATTCAATATCGTTACGAACAAAGGCATTGTGCGCATCAAAGGCACGCATTGCAAACTTAGGTCGGTGCTCACGCTTGAACATTTGCTGCTGCAATAAGTTTAGTTTATATTTGGCATAAAAGTCATGCAGCTTTTGGCACAGCTCATTAATACCCAATTTGCGATACTGAGGATACGAGCGCGCCAATGATGGTAATACCTCGCTAACAGGGCTATTCGATTTAATATGAGCTTCAAAGCGCACAATACGCGCTACCAAATGCTGGAACTTAGCTAAGGTCTCAGCAGGTGTTAATAAGAACAAGATTGAGTTTAAATCTGCCTTTTCAGGTATCACCGAGCTTTCACGCAAATAGTGAGCGAGAAGCGGGGCAGGCACACCGGTTTCTTCATACTCTCCTGTGTCCATATTGATACCAGGCGTGGTCAATAATAGCTTACACGGATCGATAAAGTATTGCTTATCAGCATACTCTGTAAAGTCGTGCCAGCGTTCGCCCGCTTTAAACTCAAAGAAGCGAATATCATTGGCAATTTGCTCCGTATCGTAATCTTGCCAAGGCTTACCATCAATGGTTGGCGGTACAAAAGGTTTGATTAAGGTACAGGTATCAAGCAGCATCTTACGCGCTTCAATGCCGCCAACCACGCATTCATGCCACATGCGTTGACCTGCTTTGCCCTTGTGCATCTGAGCGTTGACATCCAATGACGCAAATAGAGGGTAGAAAGGACTAGTTGATACATGCATCATAAATGCATTGTTAAAGCGCTTGTGGTTCACATAACGCGATTGACCACTAATGTGATTGTCTTTTTTATGGATTTGTGACGCTTGTGAGAAACCAGACTGCTGTTTATGTACAGATTGGGTAACAATAATACCTGGATCATCTGGTGTTAAATCTAACAGCAGCGGTGAACAATCACGCATCATAGGGATAAATTGCTCATAACCGACCCAAGCGCTGTCAAACAAAATATAATCACATAAATGACCAATCTTATCGATTACTTGGCGGGCGTTATAAATGGTACCGTCATACGTACCTAGCTGAATAACAGCGAGGCGGAAAGGTCGCTTTTCATCGGCGCGCTCTGGGGCAACCTCACGGATACGCTCACGAATCTCATCTTCATTAAAGCAATGAGCTGCAATACCGCCAATTAAGCCATAAGCGTTGCGGTCAGTCTCTAAATACACTGCCGTTCCGCCGCTCATAGATAGAGCGCCTTGATAGACTGACTTATGGTTATTGCGATCAAATAATACTAAGTCGTTATGGGCAACCAGCGCACCAATAGCTATCTTGTTCGATGATGATGTGCCATTTAAAACAAAATACGTTTTGTCAGCATTAAACACTTTGGCCGCATGCGCTTGCGCCTGATAAGCTGGTCCTTCGTGTATTAATAAATCACCTAGGCCAACATCAGCGTTACACGAATCTGAGCGGAATAAGTTCTCACCAAAGTACATAAAGAAGCGACGCCCTGATGGATGGCGACGGAAAAACTGCCCGCCTTGGTGACCTGGGCAATCAAATGCGGCATTACCATAATCGGTATATTCACGCAGTGCTTGGAAGAAAGGAGGGTCTAAGGTGTCGATATAATGTGCAGCAGCGGCATTGACTAGCTGGCCGTTATAGTGTTTTTGATCATCGGCAAGCTCAAGCACCCCATACACATGAGGTAACCATTCGTCAGGCACACTGTCACCGTATTTAATGGCCACAAAAATGGGAATCGAAAATCCCAAATCTTCAATCTCAGCATGAGCGAAAGGCAGGTCAGCCATCGTAACCACAATGGCTGCGATATTGGTAAAGTCAGTTGCGTTGATATCTGAGAACCGGTAATTGCAGTTTAGTGCATATTCAATACCTTCACTGACGGCTACCTTCATAATTTGTTCTTTAGTGGTGTTCATAGATATTCAATCCAAGTTGTTCAAAGTATTAATAAAGTACACTAATTATTCAAAGTTTTTTTTTGTTCTCAGTTGAGTTTTTAGGTGCTTATGAGTCTTTAGGTGCTTTAGTTATCGAGTATTCCACGCTTGTTATATGACGCATCATAGCATTCGCGTGCTGCTGTATGATGCCATAGCCTGGCCATTTAGTAAAAACAAATGTTGATTATTTAATAAACCATATTTTGAGTAAAATAAATATCAGTTTAATGGTCTAAAAAGTTGGCTGCAGCAAGGGTTTAGCGTCTTTATACTGACGCATTTTTATTGTTGATGTAGAACTAACATAATCTAATAGAATTCTGACCTAACAGTAATATGGCGTATTGCTTTATCAAGCTGCAAGTTTAATCCGTCAATTACTGTTAGCCTAGTTTTGCTATAATCTAACTATTTTTTAGTCCATAGCTTGCCTGCAGGTTAAGCCTATCATGCTGGAGTCAGCAGATGTTAAATGAGTCATCCTTTACAGGCATTGAAAGCCTACCACTTGCATTTGGTGTCATTATGGCCATCATTGGCCTGGTATTTTATACCCAAGGATTACCAGGGAAATTTTGGCGGCGTTTTTATGCGGTACTGCCCGGCATTGTACTGTGCTGTTTTGTGCCAGCGATTTTAAACAGTTTGGGCGTATTTGCTGATGGCATAGGCTCACAAATATACGGGTTTACCGCCACTTATTTATTACCTGCCAGCTTACTGTTAATGACCCTATCAATGGATGTACCCAAAATATTGGGTTTGGGATGGAAGGCAGTGGCCATGTTCTTTGCTGCCAGTGTTGCGATTGTCATCAGTGGCCCAATAAGTTTGGGTATCGCTAAATGGGTATCGCCAGGCATGTTTGTCGATGACACCTTATGGCGTGGATTTTCTGCAGTGGCGGGTAGCTGGATTGGCGGAGCAGCCAACCAAGCAGCGATGAAAGAGTTGTTTGGCGTCAGCGATGATTTATTTGGCATGATGATTTTGGTAGATACGACCAACGCCTCACTATGGCTACTAGCCATACTACTGATGGCCAAACACAGCGCAAAAATTGATAAATGGCTAAAAGCAGATAACAATAGCATCGAAAAAGTAGTGGCTGCGGTTGAAAACTATGAGCGTGATAATGCGCGACCAGGTAGCCTTAATGATTTGATGGTTATGTTTGGTTTATGCTTTGCGATGGTCGGTGTGGCGCACTTTGTGGGCGGGCAAATAGCCAATTATTTCGCTCCTTATAGCTGGGCCGTTCAATATAGCTTTGCCAGCTCGTTTTTTTGGATGGTGGTGATTATCACCTTAATTGGCGTAGGCTTTTCTTTTACCAAAATACGCCGTTTGGACCATATCGGTGCCTCTAAAATTGGTACGGTGTTTATCTTTGTATTGATTGCTGCCATCGGGATGCAAATTAATCTAAATGGTTTGGTATCACAGTGGCGCTTATTGTTGATTGGCTTATTATGGATGTCGATCCATGTGGCAATTATCTTTATGGTCGCGCGGTTGATACGGGCACCATTTTTCTTCCTAGCGGTAGGATCTAACGCCAATACCGGCGGCGCATCGTCAGCCCCAATTGTGGCTACCGCCTTTCATCCGTCATTGGCACCGGTCGGTGTGTTTTTAGGTATTCTAGGTTATGCCGTTGGTACAGTTGGCGGTTATGTTAGCACCCAACTTATGCGCTTAGTAGTGGGTGGGTAAGCATTAAATAAGTCAGCTCAAATAGCGTTTAAACAAAAGGATGTGTCTCTTATGTTCGGTATCATCAAAGATTGGCGTGAACAGTGGATTGTTGACCATAGCCCCTATACGGATGAACAGTGGCGACGCATCGCGGCCAAAATAGACATCCTTGATCGACTTAACGACCAAGAGCTAACCAGACTGATTCATTTAGCGATATTGTTTTTGCATGATAAGTCTATCAATGGGGTACAGGGCTTTGAAGTGACTGATGCTATGAAGCAGTCGATTGCATTACAAGCCTGCCTGCCCATTTTAAATCTAGGATTAGACTGGTATAAAGGCTGGAGTTCGGTATTAATTTATCCAAGCAGTTATATCAGTGAGACCACAGCCACAGATGAGGTTGGCGTGGTCCATACTGGTTATCAACACCGCAGCGGTGAAGCGTGGCTGCATGGGCCGGTTATTTTATCTTGGGATGATGTCAAAGATGCGGGGAGGCGTGATGGCCATAATGTGGTGATTCATGAGTTTGTACATAAGCTAGACATGTTAAATGGGCGTGCTAATGGCTTTCCTCCGATACAGTCGGCTGTTGATCGTGAGCGATGGACGAAGATAATGGAGCAAGGCTTTGCTGAATTTCAATATAGTGCCAAGGCGGGTATTGATGATTATGGCGCAACCAGTCCTGCTGAATTTTTTGCGGTATTAAGCGAAGTGTTTTTTGAAAGGCCTCAGGATTTAATTGATGCGTATCCTGATATCTATCAGCTGATGGTTGAGTTTTTTCAGCAACAGCCATTGTCCTAATGGTCACATCTGCTGATATAGCTTGTATGATTTAGCTAGTGGGATTTAACTAGTTACAGTTACAACAGTCACTCTCGATAAGCTCGGCTACTCTCGATAAGGCCGGCCATTATAAAGCACGGTATCGGCAATTTTCTGCGCATAGCTTTCAACACTGACACTCAAGCCCGATTGCATTGAGCTTTGTTTATCCTTATTTTTCGCTGTTAAACCAGACGCTTGTGGCGTCTCAAAACTATCCCATTGCTTATAAATTGGATCAAGCCCGTATTCACATACTTGCGGCATCTCTACCCAGTAAGCATCAGGATGGTGCTCGGTGAGATAGTGCTGCAAAAAGCGGCGGGTATGCTTAGCAATTTTAGTGCCCGTATCATGCTCATCAAAGGCCAGCTTATATTGCTCTTCATCCTCTAAGGTCTGCTCAGTAAATTCAACCGACACATCATGCCATTGATTATAAATCATAGCGTGTAGCGACAAGCCTCGCTGTGTTAACGCATCTATTACCAACAACGTCTGATCAATGCTTTCTGGCTGCCCAGATGTGACCACAATCACCGGATGCCCTTGTGAGGCCATATAATCTATAGTCAGTACAGACTCATTCAAAGGCGACATAATTCCGCCTTCAATCTCTAACAGCACCAGT
Above is a window of Psychrobacter sp. FDAARGOS_221 DNA encoding:
- a CDS encoding amino acid ABC transporter permease; the protein is MSEARADIVIQSFWPMLKAGLMYSIPLALASFAIGMMIALVVALIRIVPRTGIIHKIFYRLARAYVSAIRGTPMLVQLFIIFYGLPSIGVKLDPFPAAIIAFSLNIGAYASETVRASILSIPKGQWEAGSTVGLSYLQTFRHVILPQALRVSVPPLSNTFISLVKDTSLASLILVTEMFKQAQIITARNYEFMLVYTEAALIYWVICLILSTLQGRLETRLDRYVAK
- a CDS encoding amino acid ABC transporter ATP-binding protein, with the protein product MIKITNIHKAFGDNEVLKGIDLEIEKGSVVVILGPSGSGKTTFLRCLNALEVPEQGEIEFTDGSLKVNFGDKPSKQKMRALQKKSGMVFQSYNLFPHKTAVENLMLGPVIAQGKNKAAAREKALQLLDKVGLSDKVDLYPFQLSGGQQQRVGIARALTIEPDLLLFDEPTSALDPELVNEVLKTMQQLASEGWTMVVVTHEINFARNVADVVMLMEEGHVVEVGPPEQLFEHSEHPRTQAFLQRIKS
- a CDS encoding anthranilate synthase component II: MNVLIIDNYDSFTFNLYQYVGEILQTTLNDGETHNSVTVKRNNEITLDDIKQANYDRIIISPGPGSPDDPAYFGVCSDVIRELGPTTPLLGVCLGMQGIAHVFGGDVVRAGVPMHGKTSPIRHDEQGVYQGLPQDIEIMRYHSLMVKSDTLPECLTVTAVVENEDHAELSLEDRAKAGDEIMGVRHKDYPIQGVQFHPESFATEGSKRLLANFLMQV
- a CDS encoding DUF4238 domain-containing protein, coding for MNTDKKNQHYVPKFYLRNFSFENNRKQIGLFNLENECFIPKAKLKTQASKNFFYGRDGVIEDNLAGIEGRLSRLISGILVNNSLPRCNSQEHFDLLEFAVLTDMRTPTRLKQIQQINNELMKFSSDEIENGDLVEQLTLMSSEDILKMNINNVSRIAGDIKDLSYKLLINETPKPFITSDYPVVRYNQFLEERNHLPSNTGYGFVGLQIFIPLNSRITLILYDEGIYKIGHRQQKVVPISNLKDIEQLNILQFINCFSTVYFNHEVNEAYIKSLFNKSKSYERANNVLFKSGKVIDNQPIFSESYMESGDNFIFHNDKDCELNLDLSVIKVHSKGKRYKMTESEVQLRKSFKN
- a CDS encoding anthranilate synthase component I family protein, whose protein sequence is MSTDSNQSNNDSQNNTSINNTLNNNQTAVPDLIDIPSKPIRIKLTQDIDFFELFKRIEAEFETCYLLESLGAEGHMSRHHAIGFAPAMTVSAPDRYTLRVTNNVSGEINDYNTDNPYQLLRKITPQHVIARDQTGGLVGYLGYDSINFFEPSLNAKASDYFEAFKFGVYLDGLTLDKMTGEIFYFYYPTEQQQNRIELVKSLLQAATPEYKAPNVEFLGDGMSREEHAKTVMRVKDDIISGRIFQCEVGFKSNYKITGDHMPIYEKLRQVNPSPHMYYMKFGEQRIIGASPELLFRLRQGEMETYPLAGTAKRGKDETEDRQLARALLNDAKEIAEHNMLVDLHRNDIGRVARFGTVKVRSLMDIKRYSHVQHISSEIVGILHPNEDMFSALASNFPAGTLSGAPKIEAIKIINELEPDGRGAYGGALGSFNFNGDCIFAIPIRSLFINGESAYAQTCGGNVYDSNPEDEYLEIQRKLSAMKVVLDSFINE
- a CDS encoding Trp family transcriptional regulator, which gives rise to MNHTDQTYYNLMTHLAQLSDPKQIDAVLGALLTDKERQDIANRIRIFDLLDQGTTQRAISQELGVGIATVSRGAKAMQQQQNITAISALLTTQRES
- a CDS encoding ornithine decarboxylase; its protein translation is MNTTKEQIMKVAVSEGIEYALNCNYRFSDINATDFTNIAAIVVTMADLPFAHAEIEDLGFSIPIFVAIKYGDSVPDEWLPHVYGVLELADDQKHYNGQLVNAAAAHYIDTLDPPFFQALREYTDYGNAAFDCPGHQGGQFFRRHPSGRRFFMYFGENLFRSDSCNADVGLGDLLIHEGPAYQAQAHAAKVFNADKTYFVLNGTSSSNKIAIGALVAHNDLVLFDRNNHKSVYQGALSMSGGTAVYLETDRNAYGLIGGIAAHCFNEDEIRERIREVAPERADEKRPFRLAVIQLGTYDGTIYNARQVIDKIGHLCDYILFDSAWVGYEQFIPMMRDCSPLLLDLTPDDPGIIVTQSVHKQQSGFSQASQIHKKDNHISGQSRYVNHKRFNNAFMMHVSTSPFYPLFASLDVNAQMHKGKAGQRMWHECVVGGIEARKMLLDTCTLIKPFVPPTIDGKPWQDYDTEQIANDIRFFEFKAGERWHDFTEYADKQYFIDPCKLLLTTPGINMDTGEYEETGVPAPLLAHYLRESSVIPEKADLNSILFLLTPAETLAKFQHLVARIVRFEAHIKSNSPVSEVLPSLARSYPQYRKLGINELCQKLHDFYAKYKLNLLQQQMFKREHRPKFAMRAFDAHNAFVRNDIELVPLSHIEGRIAMEGALPYPPGVFCIVPGEIWGGAVLDYFLALEEGVNSLPGFEPEVQGVYWEYDASGRKQAWAYVLKDDSKKTKLPEIVDDAAPEEPQPEHDVFLNKQDALTPFGHF
- a CDS encoding DUF819 domain-containing protein, which codes for MLNESSFTGIESLPLAFGVIMAIIGLVFYTQGLPGKFWRRFYAVLPGIVLCCFVPAILNSLGVFADGIGSQIYGFTATYLLPASLLLMTLSMDVPKILGLGWKAVAMFFAASVAIVISGPISLGIAKWVSPGMFVDDTLWRGFSAVAGSWIGGAANQAAMKELFGVSDDLFGMMILVDTTNASLWLLAILLMAKHSAKIDKWLKADNNSIEKVVAAVENYERDNARPGSLNDLMVMFGLCFAMVGVAHFVGGQIANYFAPYSWAVQYSFASSFFWMVVIITLIGVGFSFTKIRRLDHIGASKIGTVFIFVLIAAIGMQINLNGLVSQWRLLLIGLLWMSIHVAIIFMVARLIRAPFFFLAVGSNANTGGASSAPIVATAFHPSLAPVGVFLGILGYAVGTVGGYVSTQLMRLVVGG
- a CDS encoding zinc-dependent peptidase — encoded protein: MFGIIKDWREQWIVDHSPYTDEQWRRIAAKIDILDRLNDQELTRLIHLAILFLHDKSINGVQGFEVTDAMKQSIALQACLPILNLGLDWYKGWSSVLIYPSSYISETTATDEVGVVHTGYQHRSGEAWLHGPVILSWDDVKDAGRRDGHNVVIHEFVHKLDMLNGRANGFPPIQSAVDRERWTKIMEQGFAEFQYSAKAGIDDYGATSPAEFFAVLSEVFFERPQDLIDAYPDIYQLMVEFFQQQPLS
- the bioD gene encoding dethiobiotin synthase; translation: MSVFFITGAGPHIGKTYATGYLGKMLFEHGVNVITQKLVQTGCDEDVATDIRVHRRMMQMPLQLVDKVSESCPFVFPFPASPYLASNLQDVSIHPRRLAVATKQLQLQHELVLLEIEGGIMSPLNESVLTIDYMASQGHPVIVVTSGQPESIDQTLLVIDALTQRGLSLHAMIYNQWHDVSVEFTEQTLEDEEQYKLAFDEHDTGTKIAKHTRRFLQHYLTEHHPDAYWVEMPQVCEYGLDPIYKQWDSFETPQASGLTAKNKDKQSSMQSGLSVSVESYAQKIADTVLYNGRPYRE